A single Seriola aureovittata isolate HTS-2021-v1 ecotype China chromosome 19, ASM2101889v1, whole genome shotgun sequence DNA region contains:
- the LOC130187503 gene encoding low choriolytic enzyme-like, translating to MDFKTTRSLLLLLLGFCNAHQGNDHGADDEISVDGSAMEDITTTILRMNNGSKDFLLEGDVLIPRTRNAMKCVNKPYSCLWSKSANGNVEIPFILSEKYDNSERSKIFAALRDFASKTCIRFIPRAAQRAYVSIEPRYGCASLLGRIGDKQVVSLQRFGCIRHGIIQHELLHALGFYHEHTRSDRDMYVKINWENVNQYFVYNFQKKDTDNLNTPYDYSSIMHYGRTAFGKFGAETITPIRDPSASVGQRDGLSKIDILRINRLYKCWRYVG from the exons ATGGACTTTAAAACAACTAggtctcttcttctcctgcttctgGGCTTCTGCAATGCTCACCAAGGAAAT gatcatggtgctgatgatg AGATCTCAGTGGATGGCTCCGCTATGGAGGACATTACCACAACCATTCTGAGAATGAACAATG gATCTAAAGATTTTCTGCTGGAAGGAGACGTGTTGATTCCAAGAACCAGGAATGCTATGAAGTGCGTTAATAAACCATATAGCTGCTTGTGGTCAAAATCTGCTAATGGGAACGTGGAAATCCCTTTCATCTTAAGTGAAAAATATG ACAACTCTGAGAGGAGTAAGATTTTTGCAGCCTTGAGGGACTTTGCATCAAAAACCTGCATTCGCTTCATTCCCCGTGCGGCTCAGAGGGCGTACGTAAGCATTGAACCAAGATATGG CTGTGCCTCTTTACTGGGTCGTATTGGAGACAAGCAGGTGGTGTCACTGCAGAGGTTCGGCTGCATACGCCACGGCATCATCCAGCATGAGCTGCTGCACGCACTAGGTTTCTACCACGAACACACTCGCAGCGACCGCGACATGTATGTCAAAATCAACTGGGAAAACGTCAATCAAT ATTTTGTCTACAACTTCCAAAAGAAGGACACAGATAATCTCAACACTCCATACGACTACTCCTCTATAATGCACTATGGAAG AACTGCCTTTGGAAAGTTCGGGGCCGAAACCATAACTCCCATCCGTGACCCCTCTGCTTCGGTCGGCCAGAGGGATGGCCTGTCCAAAATCGACATTCTCAGGATCAACAGGCTCTACAAGTGCTGGAGATACGTCGGATAG